Below is a window of Ananas comosus cultivar F153 linkage group 9, ASM154086v1, whole genome shotgun sequence DNA.
GGTTGCAGCAGCAGCCACTCCAATCGAGCAGAGTGCTCCGATCCCATTCACTCTCCACCTCCACACAGTGAATCCGATTCCCTCCAGCAACTGGTTCCCTTTTTTGTCTTCGGAACACATGTTGTTGTCgccatcctcctcctcttcttctttaatTAGTTCCGCCGAATTCTTCTTCGACGCCTTATCCTCGGCGACCTCCGTAGAACTGTAAGGCCCTTCCTCCTCATCAAACAAGATCGGATCAGGCTCGACGTGAGGCACGATCAGCTTGGCGCCGGCCATGGGGGAGCCCATCTTCATGTCGACGAATTCGGCGTCCCTGGTCTTcttgaagaagaagacgacCTGGGAGACCGGATCTTGGTCCGGTAAGACCACCACCGGAATATCCTTGATGAACTCCTTGCCAGGAGGTccatcgccgccgccaccgccaccagcATCACCATCAGCATCACCATCTCCATCATCTTGGTGGGTCTCCACATGGGCCGGGTGAGGGGGGATTGGAGGAGTGGGGTGAGATGGGCAGATGAAGTAATCCATGTTGATGATCCCCTTGGGATCAAAGAAGATCTTCTGGGACAAGTCCCTACCATCATGGCCAAAGTCCAGGAACTCCCACTCCTCAAGGCTCATCAGCTCCTTGGAAGAAGCCTTTTCCATTATTGGAAGTTGGAAGAGGGGGCCGGGaaacaaaacaaattaaaaattagtgaGGGGAGGGGGGGGAGCGGAGGGGAGGGGAGGTGATCAATGTGTTTGagagttaaaatttatttataataataaaaagtgtaTGAAGGAAGGATGTGTGGAATAATAATTGGTGAGGCGATCAAATGAAATTAAGAAGGGGGCGTGGGGCTGTTTTCAGTCTTCGAGTGATATTTCTGGGAAGGGTAAAAAGGaaggagagaggggaggggaggggaggggaggagggggtgTTGAATGTTGTTGATTTGATTGCGGGCTTATCCTTCCAGAACAAGTGACGAATGAGGAGAGGTCCGCTGGAGCCCACCCACCGGTTTAGactatatcatttttttaaaaaaaaatttaaggatGAATTGGCATTCAAGGAACCCTGGAGTTCAATTTTCCAGTAGttttagttataataataatagtttagcgggtgtttggcctagctattcaaaaatgattctgagcccaaaattatttttgagcTCAGTAGAGTGTTTGGGAATGATATTCTGAAAATCTGATTCTACCTTTTAGAATttgaaaactgattttgaaaactcCAGAATCAGAAGTAGAAAAAAAAgctgatcaaattaatataaagttcaaatcgaatcaaattaggatttgattgatctaaccaattaagaaaaagataaatttaaatctagatttatacttatccttaattgtcatcaTATTAGgaatatattcctatatataatataggagAGTTTTTGGAAAAtcctagccgtcatctctcttctcctctctcttccatattctagcaagaaagacgtcctttgcaagggagctagcaccccggtaaggacatcgatcaaatcatcaacctcgtgtggatacctatagaggccggataCGTGTGCGGCTTGAAGAGAACCCGATTCTACGATCATCAaaattgaggtgaagatctatccgcgaaaaacGTAAATATTCGATCttgcttttctcctttaatgttaaagaagatgagggatcctaattgcgtggtttttgagattggatctcgagagtttttaaaaatcaaatttgtttgattttctattccgctgcgttttatcatacgcaattttctaacagttcTCCAAAACTAattctgattttgaactcaaacttctatttttatttttattttcgattcaaagtataaatttaacattaatttaaattttgaaattttaaattcatatttgaatttttaaatttcaatttttcaaatttaaaatttaaaatttacatttaaaattttaaatttaagtttcaaatctcaaatttttaaattttaaaattcaaattttaaatttcaaaattttaaatttaaaatttgaaatttcaaattttaaatttcaaatttcaaatttcaaatttaaaatttcaaatttcaaattttaaattttaatttcaaattttaaattttaatttcaaaattttaaattttaattttacttttaaatttcaaaatttaaaattcaaattttaaattttaaattttaaattttgaattttgaatttcaaatttgaaatttcaaaattcaaaattttaattttaatttcaaatttcaaatttcaatattttaaattttaaattttaattttaattttaattttaatttcaaaattaaattttggattttaaattttaaatttattttttaatttgaaatttgaaattttaaattttaaattttaaattttaaaatttaaattttaaatttgaaaattttaaattttaaatttgaaaatttaaattttatattttatatttgaaaattttaaatttgaaaatttaaatttagattttaaaattcagatttgaaatttaaaattttcaaatttaaaatttatttttgtacaagtttgaaacttaaaaattatactttttattaaatttaaatttttaatttaaattcaaattttaaattattttaaaagtaaaatttagtaaaaatattaatatatgccaacatcaaaatttttttgccaaacAACTTTAGAAAATCACtttagaaaaatcacttttttctaaattcaaccaaacgctctacagcttttcaCCAAAATCGATTCTTCAAACTAAAATCACTTTTACAGAAATCATTTCTCCAGAAGCtaagccaaacaggcccttagtcTTTGAGGTTTGTTCTCAATAGTAATTTGCcgtatgctttttttttcttcaaaattgtTTTGTGTCAAACTTGTGTAAAAATAGAAGTCTTGCGAACCAAATTAAAATTGTGGTCAAATTCGATAATAAAAGTGAGAAAACTAGAATTAGTCTAAcaagaaaaaatgaaattttgaggATACAAAAATTGTTGTAGTTGAAAATTCGAGGGAGGCTGTTTTAAAGACCAAATTATATAAGCAAACTAAATTCAAAAAAGTCACTATAACACGTTTTGtttatgaaaaaaagaaaaacttatttATAATTGTTGGTAAAAATAGACCGAACATAGTTACTGTAAAATATCATACTTACAGTAGTCTCACTAGCTCTAACAGAAGAACTTGTCATATCGTCGTACTCGTCTCACAGCCTCCTAAATCTGCAATGGCCTTTTGAATCTTCGATCGAATGTCGCTTGATAGAATCTTCAAAATCACCTATCCTCCAAAACTAGGGGAACGTAGATGAAAATCTCAAGGAGATAATAGAACGTACAAAATCGAAGAGAGAAGTTAGTATTTATAAAGAGTccgactggaatactatcgatagcaccagcACTTTGTGCTACCGAGTTTTTCGCCATTAGATTAACCTTTTGATTaatttcacccgttagattatactattcaaccaataactcactcaatcctagagggcccacatcatcctaaccgtacatttcttaatccaagggccgaaatcctaatagcaccaacagcTTGGTGCtgttgatagcattccagcctaattcattTATAAATATCCTTTTTGAGATAATCATAAAAATATCTGTTAAGATATTAGAAGATGCGTTTTTTAACTAACatgaaataaaatgaataataattcATATCTCATGTAGATAAGGATAAAACAGAGCCGACTAATAATAGTTTAGTCTTTGAAGTTTGTTCTCAACAGTAATTTGCCGTATGCTTTTCTGCTCTTCAAAATTGTTTTGTGTCAAACTGTAAAAATAGAAGTCTTGCGAACGAAATTAAAACTGTGGTCAAATTCGACAATAAAAATGAGAAATTAAACTAGAATTAGTCTTACAAGAAAGAATTAATTTTTGAGGATACAAAAATTATTGTAGTTGGAAATTCGATGGAGGCTGCTTTAAAGACCAAATTATATAAGCAAACTAAATTCAAAAAAGTCACTATAACACGTTTTGtttatgaaaaaaagaaaaacttatttATAATTGTTGGCAAAAATAGACCGAATATAGTTACTGTAAAATATCATACTTACAGTAGCCTCAGTAGCTCTAACAGAAGAACTATTGTCATATCGTCGTACTCGTCTCACAGCCTCCTAAATCTGCAATGGCCTTCTGAATTTTCGATCGAACGTCGCTTGATAGAATCTCCACAATCACCTATCCTCCAAAACTAGGGGAACGTAGATGAAAATCTCAAGGAGATAATAGAACATACAAAATCGAAGAgagaagttactatttataaagagtcaagttggaatactatcgatagtaccaagcactttgtgctaccgagttttccgccattagattaaccttttgattaatttcacccgttagattatattattcaaccaataactcactcaaccctagagggctcacatcatcctaaccgtacatttcttcatccaagggctaaaaacctaatagcaccaacagaTTGGTGCTGTTGATAGATTTCCAGCCTAATTCATTTATAAATATCCTTTTTAAGATAATCATAAAAATATCTGTTAAGATATTAGAAGATGCGTTTTTTAACTAACaagaaataaaatgaataataattcATATCTCATgtggataaggataaaacagaATCGACTAATAATAGTTTAGTCTTTGAAGTTTGTTCTCAACAGTAATTTGCCATGTGCCTTTCTGCTCTTCAAAATCGTTTTGTGTCAAACTGTAAAAATAGAAGTCTTGCGAACCAAATTAAAACTGTGGTCAAATTCAAcaattaaagtgagaaaactaTAACTCTTATAAGAAAGAATGAATTTTTGTGAAAGCGAGTTCCCGTTGAGGATACAAAAATTGTTGTAGTTGAAAATTCGAGGGCTGTTTTAAAGACCAAATTATATAAGCAAACTAAATTCAAAAAAGTCACTGTAACGCATTTTtttatggaaaaagaaaaatttatttataattgttGGCAAAAATAGACCGAACATAGTTACTACAGAATGTCATACTTACAGTAGTCTCAGTAGTCTCAGTAGTTCTAACAGAAGAATTCGTCATATCGTCATACTTGCCTAACAGCCTCCTAAATCTACAACAGCCTTCTGAATCTTCGATCAAATGTCGCTTGATCGTCGTAGAA
It encodes the following:
- the LOC109715811 gene encoding uncharacterized protein LOC109715811, which encodes MEKASSKELMSLEEWEFLDFGHDGRDLSQKIFFDPKGIINMDYFICPSHPTPPIPPHPAHVETHQDDGDGDADGDAGGGGGGDGPPGKEFIKDIPVVVLPDQDPVSQVVFFFKKTRDAEFVDMKMGSPMAGAKLIVPHVEPDPILFDEEEGPYSSTEVAEDKASKKNSAELIKEEEEEDGDNNMCSEDKKGNQLLEGIGFTVWRWRVNGIGALCSIGVAAAATICVFILGGKHKHQHKHQQMQQHQHQHQQQKIQFQIYTEDKRIKQAVQQATRLNQAISAMRGAPITRAHISFGGYYDGL